One Vicia villosa cultivar HV-30 ecotype Madison, WI linkage group LG5, Vvil1.0, whole genome shotgun sequence genomic window, attgaaggtggctatttgaatgagccttgattttttacaagtttcttgaaacttttgaaaaatataaaatgcttaaactatggctttggtgtttgttgttgttctttcccttttgctcctcctttttttttcctctcttgaatgaagaaaatgaagctctatttataggcaaagagtttgatcttggaggccaagcaagtggaaaagaccatgattgattttgtggaaaaagaatggaatattcttttatgcttAGGTTAAaagcttaaccatggtttaaGCACTGAAGTGTTATTCTCTCCAATCTTGCAACTTgatctttaagcatcttgaatggtcattgcttgcatcacatgaagcttccttgcattatccttgaattatctttgaattatctcactttaattgaattttaaataaataaaattcaataaaaaatgaaataaaaatgtcatgaatcatggatatattTTGAATTCCCTTAGCCATATtataatcaagattgaatcacaaaagaattggccttttttgaaaaaaaaaatcaagttttggtcattacttatttcatgcattcttccaaaaaaggtcaacttcattaaggcatatctccctcaattttgatcctatgaaggtgttcttgtactttttggaaagcccaagatgtcctctacaagccactttggaagcttttttgcatttggagaagttatcttgatgatatgggctttgacaaaaaactgctttttgttgactttgaaaatgacctgtaatgttttggcttatatatCTTAtacggaagcatttcttgaccttgggcccaacatcaaagttgtagagaatttaattttcttgagaatgagctttggttggaatttttatgataaattatgggagagttatggttggtcaaagttcagttgacttttaggtaaaaaactctaattttgcaattttgagttttgttgatttctgaacttttcttgatgaattatgataaatccttgatcaattgatgaatattacttccaatgattgatgttgaccaaaaatcttgatttttgactgcagttgactttttttcgATGAACCGCGgttttgcgatctttcaatgaatcaaggtcttctcctcCATTAAATGACATGGATTgaatataatgttgatttgaaggcctttgaatcatGAGATAATgatgaacctcttgtgggcctcaaaaccctaatttcttcaactttcttttgatcattctcttatttttgacacacaagcaacagacttttttttttatatttttttgttagtaaataaaaatatgcatgatgataaatgataatgataatgatcacgaTACTTtgaaaaatgatgggatctcagaggtcaaaaattggggtgcaacaatctGTATAGAAAGATTTAcatgctatagtgctagcaagatcatctgCGTAGAAAGATTTACCAGATATAGTGCTAGCATGCTTATCTACATAAAAAGatttacctgctatagtgctagcaagatcatcttcataaatttcttgacaCATACGTAGAAGTCAGAAGTATAAGGACCAGTAACTTGGTGTTGTACATTGTGTATGCACAGAGTGTAGCGTGTATTACATAGTGTGCATGAAGCGTATCGTGTAGAGCGTGGTGTGTAAAATGTAGTGTGTAAAGCGTAACGTGTAAAACGTAGTGTGTAAAATGTAGTGTGTAAAGCGTAGCGTGTAAAACATAGTATGTATAATGCTTGTATAAATATTGTGCACGTACATATAACGGCTGTACATGCATGTGACCCTGACGTTTGTACaatgtagatgtatgaaccgTCTGTATATGTAATGTAAATGTTACACGTGTAAGAGTCCTTTGTTTACGGTATCCGGTTTGTATGAAAATGATGCTCGTGCGCATGTTTATGAGCGAAGATCTAATGATGTGATATGCCTTTTTTTAGACTAGGTTTGAATGTGTAAtgattatgcttatgtatatatTGATTGATAAATGCCTATATGTGCGTGCTAATtggtatgtatatgctaatgctaatgcgtatgtgtgTATGCCGATGCACATGTATATATAGTGATCCCCACGTTTTATCTCCTTataacccattgaatttgtttaaaccatGCGACGACTATGCTCGTGCCGACTAGTAATGCTTATGCGTAGAATATTTTTGAGCGGAACTTCAGGTTTCAGTTTCCTTCTAGACCATTAGGTCCTAAACCAATCCCCTGGTACCCTTTGTTTTTTTGAATTGTCTAGGCGTTTCAATGTATGAGATGTAACGTATTAACCAATGTATGCAGtgcatgacttatgtatatttgcatgatgctccaatgataggttgttgataaccaaagcgtatatagctcgctaatgttgtaaggtcGTCTGAtagggtggggtgtgatgctagcgcgccTTCCCAATACTTGCTTTTGAACTTgaggatcgtagttaggagaaagatttgttggaggttgtaaagtgtgaggatgCCTTTTTGCTGTGTGTCTTGCCCTGGTTTGGctttttgaattactccacgcctttgactTTTCGAAATTCTCCACGTCTTTAATCTTTTGCAATTTttcgcacctttaacctcttgaaattctccacacctttaaccttttgaaattctccacctttttgaggttctccacccctttaaccttttgaattgttcaccttatggatttgatatccacttCCCCAATATTTAGTTTTGTGGGAAAAGATGCCTCTGATCTCCGAGCCATGAAGGAAgtaccccgagaaataaccttgtcatagaaatgtgatacatatgcttcaacgtttagattgaagggtatgccctcgaTCTCtaagatatggagggctatccataatgttctatccatttggtttaaatttctcccatgtttgacatgcccctgattgttattgcttcgagatgtaacCCAAGTCGATTGgaccttaggatgaatgcccctagttaataggatatttgattgtatgcccctgtaatccttgagattttgcccctgtttaggagaaccctctggacgtggttcccccattcaagagtctttattagaaatgaccgcctttgattaaaccaatttcgagatttccttgatgctaagtgtatattcataGATGACGCCatgccctttgagaagtaactccaatgcgatgcacatgcaagttttgaaatcgaagtttgTTATGAATTGGaaatggatgattagaaatggatGTTTGAggaagcgtagtggttaggaacagttttaacaaccctaagagtcagtataacaaaatcctgcttaatatgctttcgtagttaacattgcctcaattaggacttttgaatgttgtaacttggtctGGTTCAtgatttaagaaacaacggatataaggctcaaaatttatttaacccacccctttctccttgatgttctccaatcctaaagttcgtttaatccaatgaatgtgcatttgcaagagaattgtttcagttcCGATGATGAGCGAAAGCattagtgaagatccaagcaccgatgaaaaatgttgtagagatccaagcattgatgggaagcttcgatgatttaacagtcacaagattatcctttgaattttgcttttgtttttctatcccttatttttgcatgagccaattcatttgaatttgatccatcgggatgccctaatttttgcctaagtcattttttgtttttttctatggaattttccattttgacttagcgggcgctttcctcctctttttttgaatgctccttttgaaatattgatccctgaattttgaatattgtgactgccatgttaacttcgatttgtaagcttcgactttgatacgtcctcgatgatGTATTGAAGAAGATaaagaggtggataaagaaattctctaagtGAATTGTTGCGGATTCGAACACGCGTCTTAAATGCCCTACATAACTACCAACTGAGCTGACttaatgatatatatattttttgtcttAGACATTTTCTAGctaaaactattattttattaatttaatataaattttaggaACACTTAACCCAATAGTTTTCCACTTATGTTAGAATCCAAAGTTCATTTTGAACAAAGTAACTCTTTGGATAACATATaggttatgtttgggagtttggaggggaggggaagggaaagcttccaaaaacaaaattttaaaaaaatgtaggaaaatatttgacattttgtgaaaaaatgaatttgtttagaatgataaaagagttattatcattacaaaatttttaattttcaaaatagtataacaacctaaaagatatttggaaaatttatgtaagcccttcaaaaccctccaaaaccctccttcaatacaatttttgagttcctccATTTTATGGgctttttggtgttatgaataaactcaaaccctccaaaaccctcctacccaaaatctttttatccttttcaccaaaTTCCTCCTATTTATTCCTCTTTATATACAATCCCATCACACCTGGTTGCATGAACTAACTGGCAGTTTAGTAGAAGATAGCTCGTCTCTGCGGATAACTCTCTTGACTTCATATCGGTAAACTCGCTCTCTTTTCAGAAGACATTCAAAACGACTTCTGCTGTTGTCGTTTTCTCTCTCTGTTCACAAAATTATTCATATTCTGTTTATTACCTAATGCTGTTCGTCTTCAATTTTCTCAGCGGTGATTTCATCAGCCGCCATTGATGGCTCCTCTTACACTCTCCGTTAAGCCGCAAGACTCTTCCATTTCAGGTAGGTTTCACACTTTAGCGATTTTGGCTTAGTTGATTTTTACTTCGTGATTGTTTTGTTacattgatttatgataataCCAATGCAATTGAATTGAGTACTGTTGAATTGAGCAAATTGCAGATGCGTCTACTAAGAGAAAGCAGAACTTGAATGTGAGAAATTGTTTTGCATCTGTTACCGTGGGACAGGAAAATCCATTTGACTTCTTACGCACTTTGATTGGTAAGTATTGTATCATCTTCGTTGTTGTTCAGTTGTCGCAAATAGTAGATATTATAGTGATAGTCTTGTGTTATAGTTGTCCTTGTTGGAATGTGTGATTCATAGTTTGTAAGTAATTTAGATTAAACAGGTTAAAATGTTGATTTCCTGCATATAGAGATTTGTACTCATAGTACATGCTGAGAAATGCATAAAGTCTAGCTGAATATATACCAGAAGTATAGAAAAAAAAATGCTAAACACGTAGAAACAACTACATCAAAACCTTTACCCAGTAGGTGGAGTCAGCTGCATAGACCAGACGACTCAATAGTTCTCTATCATGTGTTTAGTTTAAAGATAGACTATTGATCTATGTATCTCCCTTATGATCTGACCTATAAATATTATCATTTTCTCTATAATGGGAGCTATCCCACTCTCCTCTCTGATAGTTATATTTTTAATCCTACTTTGTCTTTGTTGGAATTTCCGCCTTAATTGCGGTCCGTTCCTAGTTGCCTTAATTGCGGCATTTGGCTTTCCTTAATTGCAACCCCCAACAACTTCATTGTGTTGGGTTTGAAGGGGTGGATTTAGTCCCACATTACTTAGAGATATGACatgtgttgtgtttataagtgggggcaatcctcaccttacaagccggttttgtagggatgagttaggcccaacccaaaTTCTGAGAGTCTTGTACCCTTGTGTAACTACTCATCCATCGCAACATTCTTATTGCTCCAAAATTGAACTTTCGTTCTTTTTGCGTCTCTTGCAATCCATTTATACTGTTCTACTACTATTTAGGCTAAATGTGTTTCAAAGGCTTGTATATATATTTAGGCTAAATGTGTTTCAAAggcttgtatatatatttttaactttcCTGCAGTTTCTTCCCTCGactcttcaaacaaaattttattgTATTGCAATCATTCTGATGAACCTGGTGGAATTTTGCAGAGGGTGTTATTGCAGGTGGTACAGCCGGTGTTGTTGTTGAAACAGCTTTATACCCCATTGACACTATAAAAACACGTCTGCAGGTAGGCTCTTACAACAGAATAAATTATAATGACTATTGAGGGTTGTATTTTGTTGTATGCTATACTGATTAATATTTAATGCTGTAGTAACTAACAAGGATATCAAGCTTTGAGAGGACAAaggaaaattatataatttaataactAACAAGGATATCAAGCTTTGAGAGGACAAAGGAAAACTATATAATTTTTGTCGTTGGATAGGATGCAGTTTGTCTTGTAGCAATTAGCAATATCTAATCGTCAAGATTTATTATGCATAGAATTCTTAGTTCATTTGCGTAGTACAGTGAGTGGACTTTCCTTAAGTTTTTGGTATGTAAGAATGATGTTCTGAGTATTGTGTGTTGGATGTACATACAGTCATATTTATAATCATGTTTTAGGGTACAAAATTGATCACTCATAAATAGTCAGAATCAGTTAAATCTTAACTGCTATTTACAAATTAAACATGCGATAAATATGTTTTCTAACACGATAAACTAAATTTGGGTTAAAAAATTTGTATATGTGCTCCTCATGGCATTTTCTTGGGGATTCATTTAGTTTGGGACCACTCAATTATAATTCCATGCCTTTTTCTTAACAGCAATTCAGAGGGCTTCCATATTACATAAAGTATGCTgattatgtttgtttttgtttttataggCTGCCCGTGGAGGAGAAAAACTAGTATTAAAAGGCCTTTATTCTGGATTGGCAGGGAACCTTGCTGGTGTCTTACCGTGAGAACCTCGTGGATAGCATGATGTTTCAAACGTTCTAGGTTTTGTATGTTAATTAGAAATTTCGAAAACACACTAACTTGGAAAAAAAATCAGAAATTAGTTAGCAAACATAAGGCCTACAATATACAATTATCTACATCTATGATGATTTATTGAATCTGTTCTAAATGGCTCAACTGAAAACACCAACATTTTGTGTGGAGGTTTTCTCTGTAAACAAAGAAAGCTAAGTGTGAAGATTTATAAACTCTAACTACAAATACACATTGTCGATgattttctctttcatttttctcGATTCAATGACAAAGATACTTGAGGAAACCATAGTATGAGAGATGTTCATATTCCTCTGAATAAAGATGGCTTAGGGATTGTATTTCTTCTGGCTGGCATTTAATTAGCACACACATTTGATAGTTCCTTCAGTAGGAtatgaaatataatttatttaattcttGGTTGTGATTCATACTCCTAAGCCATCATGTAACATGATTTTAATATTGTGCTCCTCAATGTAGAttatttgttcacttttggattcTTGATTGCTCATTCGGAAAGCTCTTAGTTAGTGTGGTCTTAGGTTCTTTCCATAGGGTGTGGGAGCATGCATAAAAAATTTAGTTTGGAAAGCTAGTATCTTTTACAGAAACTGTTTATTAATATTTACTCTTCATTAAAGGTGTTATACATATTTAAATTGAAAGAGAGATATATTTCACAATTTATTTAAGGGGCTTTAGGAATTTTTGTTCTATGCGTATCAATATGTTGATTCATGAATCATATCTAGGTTCTTTCTTTAACACCTTGTGTTGCCTTTAAATGTGCAGGGCATCTGCTTTATTTGTTGGAGTTTATGAACCTGTAAAGCAGAAATTGCTAAGGATGTTTCCTGAAAATCTGAGTGCTTTTGCTCATTTAGTAAGATACTGCTTATATAAACATTAGTATGAAGATACAACATGCTATATTCATTTTAGAAAAGAGCACATACTCGGCACTTCAAATCAATTGTCTCTCATTGCTTTGAAGTCTTAAGTTTGGTCCATTATGGTCATCTGAAACCTCTTGGGTCTATTTGGCTTGCACTGGAGTTGATGTTATGTCTATGTCATCATTCTTTTATTGCTGGCACAAAATTTATTgatgcaatttttttaaaaatttctggGATACAATTTTTCattcaatttttaaatttcattagACTGCAGGTGCTATAGGGGGCATTGCTGCATCTTTTGTTCGCGTTCCAACAGAGGTTGCTAAATTCTCATATTTGTAAAAGTGATATTTTCATGGTTGCATATGGTTTCACTAGGAAACTTCACATCTCTAGTGCTCCACAGGTTGTCAAGCAACGAATGCAAACTGGGCAGTTTACGTCAGCATCTAATGCTGTCCGCTTTATTGCATCTAAGGAGGGCTTTAGAGGATTTTATGCTGTATGAAGCTCACTACTtctttcttgtaatattttatgataaattttATTATCTACGCCCGCGATAATTTGTTAAAAGG contains:
- the LOC131602802 gene encoding S-adenosylmethionine carrier 1, chloroplastic/mitochondrial-like; the encoded protein is MAPLTLSVKPQDSSISDASTKRKQNLNVRNCFASVTVGQENPFDFLRTLIEGVIAGGTAGVVVETALYPIDTIKTRLQAARGGEKLVLKGLYSGLAGNLAGVLPASALFVGVYEPVKQKLLRMFPENLSAFAHLTAGAIGGIAASFVRVPTEVVKQRMQTGQFTSASNAVRFIASKEGFRGFYAGYGSFLLRDLPFDAIQFCLYEQIRLGYMLAARRNLNDPENAVIGAFAGALTGAITTPLDVIKTRLMIQGPANQYKGIVDCVQTIIKEEGPGAFLKGIGPRVLWIGIGGSIFFGVLESSKRFLAERRPTKAPRINSEKSED